A part of Anser cygnoides isolate HZ-2024a breed goose chromosome 15, Taihu_goose_T2T_genome, whole genome shotgun sequence genomic DNA contains:
- the MSS51 gene encoding putative protein MSS51 homolog, mitochondrial, which translates to MAQRGQGAARKVSKKPAKKPAAARAPDMDSLGFQAMDSNVPGLSHVILQKLNMKSYEDYKSAMDGRKRGSDFGIRTYFDMFQKMEDTFKFCAECKKLPDALPDPKSLRRCKRCQNVYYCGVACQRANWPLHKKFCKKLKLVALDRLVEWLVFTGDIPFPTEAWTKPAGDVAGWEDWFAMQGQLEEKLGAVLAGRYMSLLWANAGKPRPEEGELRESVRRLVTDFHSRPLTIGLGLRLFGIDPLAKPLTIHVVGASHVETLNTRVTDYDELARMFPGQQGMEVVMVGVDVVDGPIMRPPLATPGPRGRIYLSSFKGLYHDFWEGQVETKLAARPDLVVGFHPGFHACPDLMAGWLPTLLLLRDYRLPTLFTVYSEQELKSSLQILVELETHIMGYAANPFASLRPEQVYSSPNKVPVYCSSYYIALLGPAASVGELEGGSDDD; encoded by the exons ATGGCCCAGcgggggcaaggagcagcccGCAAGGTCTCCAAGAAGCCTGCGAAGAAGCCAGCAGCTGCAAGGGCGCCCGACATGGATTCCCTGGGCTTCCAAGCCATGGATAGCAACGTGCCGGGGCTGTCCCACGTCATCCTCCAGAAGCTCAACATGAAGAGCTACGAGGACTACAA ATCTGCCATGGACGGGAGGAAGAGGGGCAGTGACTTCGGCATCCGGACCTACTTTGACATGTTCCAGAAGATGGAGGACACGTTCAAGTTCTGCGCCGAGTGCAAGAAGCTCCCCGATGCCCTCCCTGACCCCAAAAGTCTCCGCCGATGCAAGAG ATGCCAGAACGTGTATTACTGCGGCGTGGCGTGCCAGCGTGCCAACTGGCCTCTGCACAAGAAGTTCTGCAAGAAGCTGAAGCTGGTGGCCCTGGACCGGCTGGTGGAGTGGCTCGTCTTCACAG GTGACATTCCCTTCCCCACAGAGGCCTGGACAAAACCTGCCGGGGACGTGGCAGGCTGGGAGGACTGGTTCGCCATGCaggggcagctggaggagaagctggGCGCTGTCCTGGCCGGGCGCTACATGAGCCTCCTCTGGGCCAACGCGGGGAAGCCCCGGCCGGAGGAGGGAGAGCTGCGCGAGTCCGTCCGGCGCCTCGTCACCGACTTCCACTCGCGGCCGCTCACCATCGGCCTGGGGCTGCGGCTCTTTGGCATCGACCCCCTCGCCAAGCCCCTCACCATCCACGTGGTGGGGGCGTCCCACGTGGAGACCCTCAACACCCGGGTGACAGACTACGACGAGCTGGCGCGGATGTTCCCGGGGCAGCAGGGCATGGAGGTGGTGATGGTGGGGGTGGATGTGGTGGACGGGCCCATCATGAGGCCCCCCCTGGCCACGCCAGGGCCGCGGGGAAGGATCTATCTCAGCAGCTTCAAGGGCCTGTACCACGACTTCTGGGAAGGGCAGGTGGAGACCAAGCTGGCCGCCCGCCCCGACCTGGTGGTGGGCTTCCACCCGG GTTTCCACGCCTGCCCTGACCTCATGGCAGGCTGGCTgcccacgctgctgctgctgcgggacTACCGCCTGCCCACCCTCTTCACCGTCTACAG CGAGCAGGAGCTGAAGTCCTCGCTGCAGATCCTGGTGGAGCTGGAGACGCACATCATGGGCTACGCCGCCAACCCCTTTGCCTCCCTGAGGCCCGAGCAGGTCTACTCCAGCCCCAACAAGGTGCCCGTCTACTGCAGCTCCTACTACATCGCCCTGCTGGGGCCGGCCGCCTCTGTCGGGGAGCTGGAGGGTGGCAGCGACGACGACTAG
- the LOC106033347 gene encoding cytoplasmic phosphatidylinositol transfer protein 1-like isoform X2, whose translation MLVKEYRICMPLTTEEYRVGQLYTISKHSHQESEKGEGVEVVKNEPHEDPVHGSGQFTEKRVHLSSKLPSWARAVTPRIFYITEKAWNYYPYTITEYTCSFLPKFSIYIETKYEDNCGDSENIFRSDKILGDHEVSFLDIAFDEIPERYYRSLEDPRFFSSAKTGRGPLREGWRQHTKPIMCSYKLVTVKFEVWGLQTRVEQFVHKVIRDILLIGHRQAFTWVDEWCGRGRAGGGREPACARQA comes from the exons ATGCTCGTCAAGGAGTACCGCATCTGCATGCCGCTCACCACCGAGGAG TACCGTGTAGGGCAGCTGTACACCATCAGCAAGCACAGCCACCAGGAGAGTGAGAAGGGCGAGGGCGTGGAGGTGGTGAAGAACGAGCCCCACGAGGACCCCGTCCACGGCTCCGGCCAGTTCACCGAGAAGCGCGTCCACCTCTCCAG CAAGCTGCCGAGCTGGGCCCGGGCGGTGACCCCCCGCATCTTCTACATCACGGAGAAGGCCTGGAACTACTACCCCTACACCATCACGG AGTACACG TGCTCCTTCCTGCCCAAGTTCTCCATCTACATCGAGACCAAATACGAGGACAACTGCGGGGACAGCGAGAAC atCTTCCGCAGCGATAAAATCCTGGGCGACCACGAGGTCTCGTTCCTGGACATCGCCTTCGACGAGATCCCCGAGCGCTACTACCGCAGCCTGGAG GACCCCCGGTTCTTCAGCTCGGCCAAGAcgggccgggggccgctgcGGGAGGGCTGGCGCCAGCACACCAAGCCCATCATGTGCTCCTACAAGCTGGTGACCGTCAAGTTCGAGGTGTGGGGGCTGCAGACGCGCGTGGAGCAGTTCGTGCACAAG GTGATCCGGGACATCCTGCTGATCGGGCACCGGCAAGCCTTCACCTGGGTGGACGAGTGGTGCG GACGAGGCCGTGCTGGAGGCGGCCGCGAGCCCGCGTGTGCTCGGCAGGCATGA
- the LOC106033347 gene encoding cytoplasmic phosphatidylinositol transfer protein 1-like isoform X1: MLVKEYRICMPLTTEEYRVGQLYTISKHSHQESEKGEGVEVVKNEPHEDPVHGSGQFTEKRVHLSSKLPSWARAVTPRIFYITEKAWNYYPYTITEYTCSFLPKFSIYIETKYEDNCGDSENIFRSDKILGDHEVSFLDIAFDEIPERYYRSLEDPRFFSSAKTGRGPLREGWRQHTKPIMCSYKLVTVKFEVWGLQTRVEQFVHKVIRDILLIGHRQAFTWVDEWCGMTMEEVRRYERETQEATNEIIGTVAPTISVSEVGQPTATHSAPASAPSTPLSDEAPDFLAPPKARPRKKSAPETLTLPALRERTSAE; the protein is encoded by the exons ATGCTCGTCAAGGAGTACCGCATCTGCATGCCGCTCACCACCGAGGAG TACCGTGTAGGGCAGCTGTACACCATCAGCAAGCACAGCCACCAGGAGAGTGAGAAGGGCGAGGGCGTGGAGGTGGTGAAGAACGAGCCCCACGAGGACCCCGTCCACGGCTCCGGCCAGTTCACCGAGAAGCGCGTCCACCTCTCCAG CAAGCTGCCGAGCTGGGCCCGGGCGGTGACCCCCCGCATCTTCTACATCACGGAGAAGGCCTGGAACTACTACCCCTACACCATCACGG AGTACACG TGCTCCTTCCTGCCCAAGTTCTCCATCTACATCGAGACCAAATACGAGGACAACTGCGGGGACAGCGAGAAC atCTTCCGCAGCGATAAAATCCTGGGCGACCACGAGGTCTCGTTCCTGGACATCGCCTTCGACGAGATCCCCGAGCGCTACTACCGCAGCCTGGAG GACCCCCGGTTCTTCAGCTCGGCCAAGAcgggccgggggccgctgcGGGAGGGCTGGCGCCAGCACACCAAGCCCATCATGTGCTCCTACAAGCTGGTGACCGTCAAGTTCGAGGTGTGGGGGCTGCAGACGCGCGTGGAGCAGTTCGTGCACAAG GTGATCCGGGACATCCTGCTGATCGGGCACCGGCAAGCCTTCACCTGGGTGGACGAGTGGTGCG GCATGACGATGGAGGAGGTGCGGCGGTACGAGCGGGAGACGCAGGAGGCCACCAACGAGATCATCGGCACGGTGGCCCCCACCATTTCGGTCAGCGAGGTGGGGCAGCCCACGGCCACGCACTCGGCCCCCGCCAGCGCCCCTTCCACCCCCCTCAGCGACGAAGCCCCCGACTTCCTCGCCCCCCCCAAAGCTCGGCCCCGCAAGAAGTCGGCGCCAGAGACCCTGACGCTGCCTGCGCTGCGGGAACGCACCAGCGCCGAGTGA
- the LOC106033391 gene encoding myeloid-associated differentiation marker-like, translating into MALVTVNLRAVTSWVGIARLFAILLSCISFSLVASTRNFGPPYGTWCMFSWCFCFIVTVLIVLLELLELYPKLPLSWDDFTSAFSMLAALMIFTSSVVFPSAFITSPCSSSSCMRQAAATAMSCLCFLAYALEVGLTRAKPGDISSFLSTVPGLLKVFEAYVACLIFSLLDSYGSQPGLQWCVAVYSICFIVTLLIIIFTIGRCLSYMPCPLEKVLVAYNALAMVMYLTAIVIWPFYSFNNKSRPSPCGANCSWNKHLGVTFLTIFNFLAYLVDLVYSTKMVFIRTPS; encoded by the coding sequence ATGGCGTTGGTGACGGTGAACCTGCGAGCCGTCACCTCCTGGGTGGGCATCGCCCGGCTCTTCGCCATCCTGCTGTCCTGCATCTCCTTCAGCCTGGTGGCCTCCACCAGGAACTTCGGGCCCCCCTACGGGACGTGGTGCATGTTCAGCTGGTGCTTCTGCTTCATCGTGACGGTGCTGATcgtcctgctggagctgctggagctctACCCCAAGCTGCCTCTCTCCTGGGATGACTtcacctcagccttctccatgctgGCGGCACTGATGATCTTCACCAGCTCGGTGGTGTTCCCCTCCGCCTTCATCACCAgcccttgcagcagcagctcctgcatgcGCCAGGCGGCCGCCACGGCCATGTCCTGCCTCTGCTTCCTCGCCTACGCCCTCGAGGTGGGGCTCACCCGCGCCAAGCCGGGGGACATCAGCAGCTTCCTCTCCACCGTGCCCGGCCTCCTCAAGGTGTTTGAGGCCTATGTGGCGTGTCTCATCTTCTCCTTGCTGGATTCCTACGGCTCCCAACCCGGCCTGCAGTGGTGCGTGGCCGTCTACTCCATCTGCTTCATCGTCACCCTCCTCATCATCATCTTCACCATCGGCCGCTGCCTCAGCTACATGCCCTGCCCGCTGGAGAAGGTGCTGGTGGCCTACAACGCGCTGGCCATGGTAATGTACCTCACCGCCATCGTCATCTGGCCCTTCTACAGCTTCAACAACAAGAGCCGGCCCAGCCCCTGCGGCGCGAACTGCTCCTGGAACAAGCACCTGGGGGTCACCTTCCTCACCATCTTCAACTTCCTCGCCTACCTTGTGGACCTGGTCTACTCCACCAAGATGGTCTTCATCAGGACCCCTTCCTGA